The genomic stretch CGCTCGGTGGCCTCCTCGTGCAGAACGAATGCCGCGGCGGAGGAACCCAGCCGCGCGGCGACCTGCTTGGTCGAGCAGTCCGGATCGCCACCTACGTTCGGTAGCCACGAACGCCGCGCCTGCTTAGCTGCCTCACGCGCGGTGGCGGCCCATTTGTCCCGTGCCTTGAAGCCACGGTCGCCACGCCACTGCGCCACCGACCGCGACGCCGCCCACGGCAGAATCTCGTCGACGCCGATCTCGGTCATCGCCTGCACCGCCAGCTCACCGCGGTCGCCCTTGGCGATGCCCTGCACCACCACCAGCTGCGGATCGGGCGCCGGCAGCAGCGAACGCGCGACCAGCGACACCGACACCGTGCCCTTGCCGACCGAGTCGACCCGGCCGGTGGCCTGCGCGCCACGACCGTCGCTCAGCAGCAGGGTCTCCCCCGCGCGCAACCGTTGCACGGTGGCGGCATGGTGGCCCTCGGGCCCGTCGAGCACGAAGACGTCGCCGGCGGGCAGGGCTTCGACCAGGAACATCGGGGCTGACACCCCCGGCACGCTACCGAACAGCCGTCAGCCCCGGGTCGTAGACCTCGGCGGGCCGCTCGTTCAGCCCCAGTTCTGCGGGGCCTGCTGGCGGGTGGTGACGTTGATCCGGTTGAAGAAGTTGGTCACGGCGATCCACAGCACGATCGCGGCCAGCTGCGGCTCGTCGAAGTGCTTGGCGGCTTCGTCCCAGATCTCGTCCGGCACCGCGTCGGGGCTGTCGGCCAGACGGGTGGCGTGCTCCGACAGGGCCAGCGCGGCCCGCTCGGCGTCGCTGAACCAGGGCGTCTCGCGCCACACGGCCACGGTCATCAGCCGCTCGTCGGTCTCGCCGTTCTTGCGGGCGTTGCGGGCGCCCGACTCGACGCAGGGCGCGCAGCCGTTGATCTGACTGCCCCGCAGATGCACCAGCTCCAGGACGGCCGGGTCGACGCCTGCCGAGTGGGCGGCCTTGTAGAGCAGGTTGATCGCCTTGATCGAGTCGGGCAGGAAGGACGCCGGGTTCTCCATACGAGCCTGCATGATGTTCTCCTCCGAGTTCGTCCGCGGCTTTCGGGCGGCGCGCGGCTTTTTCGCGGCGGCGCGTCACATCGGCGCGCTCGCATCCGTCGGTGGTGTGACGGAGGGGCCCGGCCCGACGTGACCGATGTGGCGCAGGCCACAGCCAGGAGGCGGCAATGAACGAGCACGAGCGTTTCGAGGCGAACCGGCCGAGGCTGCGCGCGGTGGCGTACCGGATGCTCGGCTCGGCCACCGAGGCCGACGACGCCGTGCAGGAGGCCTGGCTGCGCCTCGACCGAGCCGGCAGCGAGCACGTCGACAACCTGGACGCGTGGCTCACCACCGTCGTGGGCCGGGTGTGCCTCGACATGCTCCGCTCCCGCGGTTCCCGCCGCGAGGGCCTGCTGTCCGAGGCCGAGCCCACCCGCACGACCGGCCCGGAGGACGAGGCCGTGCTCGCCGATTCGGTCGGGCTGGCCCTGCTGGTCGTCCTCGAGACCCTGACCCCGGCGGAACGGCTCGCCTTCGTGCTGCACGACCTGTTCGCGGTGCCGTTCGACGAGGTGGCGCCGATCGTCGGCCGCTCACCCGACGCCGCCCGCCAGCTCGCCAGTCGCGCCCGCCGACGCGTACGGGGTCACTCCGGACCGGCCGGACATCCAGCCGGCCGGGAGATCGTCGACGCCTTCCTGACCGCCTCCCGCGAGGGCGACTTCGCAACCCTGCTGAGCCTGCTCGACCCCGACGTCCTCCTGCGCGTCGACGAACAGTTCCGGGATCTGCCGACCGAACTGCGCGGCGCCCACGACGTGGCCCGGTTCTATGTGGGCCGAGCCCACGGCGCCTTCCCCGCCCTGATCGACGGCGCGCTGGGCATCCGGGTCGCGCCCGGCGGCGACACCCTGCTGGTGGTCACATTCGCCATCACCGGCGGCCGGATCACCGCCCTGGAGGCCACCACCAACCAGTCCCACCTCCGCGACATGGAGATCCTGCCCCTGTGACCCGAGTCCGGGACCGGCGCAAACGGTTCGCCAAGTCATGCCCCGCCTGATCCTCGCCCGGCGTTTCCACCGGCCGGCGTACCCGCCGCGGAAGCCGGAGAGGGCTGAACTGCGGGGTCAGACGGGGGCGTCGAAGGACAGGACGATGCGGCCCTGCGCGGTGCCGGCTGCCTGGCGGGACCAGGCCGTCGCGACCTCGGTGAACGGTGTGACCTCGTGCGACACCGTCAGGCGGCCCGCTGTGGCGTGGGCGGCCACCACGCCCAGCGAGTCGGCCCGTTCGCCGACCGAGAGGGCGTTGTTGGTGTAGCCGAGGATCTGCAGGGAGCCGCTGCGCAGGGTGGCCGAGTCGAGCGGCGCGGTGGCCCCGGCCGAGCTGCCCAGGTTGACCAGACGGCCGCGGGGGCGCAGCACCCGCAGCGCGGCCGCGGCCGGCACGCCGAAGACCGGGTCGAGCACGAGGTCGACCAGGCCGGCGACGGCGCGCAAACGGGTGGCCAGCGTCGAGGGGTCGTCGGTGGGGAGCAGCTGCACGGTTTCCTCGGCGCCGAGCTCGCGGGCGCGGTCGAGAGCGGAAACTGAGCGGGACACGGCGACCACCCGGGAAGCGCCGCCGAGCAGGGCCAGCTGGATCGCTGCCTGGCCGACCACGCCGCCGGCGCCGAGCACCACCACGACCTCGCCGTCGGTGAGCCCGCCGGTGCGGGTCAGCGCGGCGTGCGCGGCCACGGCCGAGAGCCCCAGCGCGGCGATCAGCGGCAGGGGCGCCTCGGGCGGCAGGGGCACGACATCCACGTACGGGATCGCGACCTCGCCGGCCATGCTGCCGTCGCCCGGACGCATGCCGGCCGACGTCGCGAACCAGACCGGGGTGCCGTCGTCGCGGTGTCCCACGCCCTGCACGCCGGGGACGTACGGGGTCGCGGGCTGCCCGAAGTAGCTGGTGCCCGACGCGCAGAGCAGGTCGAGCGGGGTGATCGGCGCCGCCGCGACGCGGATCGGGAGCTCGCCCGCGTGGGGCACGGGCGGCCGCCTCTCCTCGATGGAAGGCGGCTGCCCGCACACCCGCAGCACGGCCGCCGGGATCATGTCGCGATGTCCGGATAGGGCATGTCGAAGTGGGCGAGCCGGGCCCCGAACGCCTTCTGATACTCCAGCGGCTCCTTGTTGTCGCGCTCGAACATCGCGATGAACAGCGTCAGCGTGAGGAACGGGTGGGCGCCGAGCTCGAACAGGCGTACGTGGTCGTGGGCGATCAGGGCGTCGCGCTCCTCGTCGGTGAAGCGCAGCCACGTGCTGGCCTCTCCGGTGATGCAGTTCAGCACGGTGTTGGCGCGTTCGGCCTCCCACCAGGAGACCAGCTCGCCGGGGGTTTCCCGGTAGCGCTCGACCAGCTCGGGGTCGCGGTCCACCGTGTACAGGAACTTGTTCAGCAGGTACTTGCTCACGCCGGGGCTCCGTTCGGGTACCAGGTGAAGTACGCCTCCATGGTGTGGAACAAATCGAGCGTGTCGACATGGTCCGCCTTCGCGCCCGCGCCCGCCACCCCCATCATCAGCATGAAGTCCATGAACCCGTGGGTGGCGTTGCCCGGGGAGTGCAGGCTGTCCAGCGTCACCTCGCGCAGGCAGTTGTCGAGGTCGCCGGTCGCGATCCACTCGACGGCACGCCGGTCGAACTCGGGGTCGGGGCCGTGCGGCCCGAACTGCCGCGGCCCGCCCAGTTCGAGCGACAGGTGCCCGGTGCCGATGATCGCCACCCGCAGGTGCGACGGCCACGACTCGACGATCTTGCGGATCGACTCGCCGAGCTGCACGAACCGTTTCGGCTGCGGCAGCGGCGGCGCGAAGATGTTCGTGTAGATCGGCACGATCGGCAGGTCGGCCTCGGGCCGCAGCGTGATGATCGGGCAGGTGATGCTGTGGTCGATCCGCAGCTCGTTGCTGAACGCGAGGTCGAAGCCGTCGTCGAGCCCGGCTCGCAGGATGTGCGCGGACAGGTCCTCCTGGCCCTTGAGCAGCAGGCGGGGCAGGCCGAACTCGCGTTCCTCGTTGTACCAGTTGGCGTCGTAGAAGGGCGCCTTGCCGACCAGGAACTGCGGCATGTTGTCGAGCCACAACTGGTGGAAGTGGTCGGAGCCGACCATCACCAGCACGTCCGGGTTTGCCCTGGTCAGGGTCTCGCGGAAGGCCAGGATCTTGCGGGTCCACTCGTCGGCGAACGGCGGGCGGTCCTCGCCGGTGGCCGTGCTGGCCTTGTAGTAGAACGGGTGGTGGGTGGACGCGATGACCGCGACGATGCTGGCCATGCTCAATCCTTCCGGGGCTCGTAGACGGCATTGCGATCAACGGTGGTGTAGATGTCCATGGCGATCGGGTTACGGCGTTCCTCGGCGATCTGCCCGAGCAGGCCGGCCGCCCGCGCCAGCAGGGCGAACCCGCGCAGCAGGTCGGTCGGCAGTCCCAGGTCGGCCAGCGCCGCGCCGCACACGCCGGCGCCGTTGAGCGGCAGCCGCCGGCCCAGCGCCTCGGGGTGCACCCGGCCGATCGCCTCGAACAGCCGCAGGTGCGGGCCGCGCAGCCCCTCCTCCTCGGCTATCCGGATCAGCACGGGCGTACGGGGGTCCTCGTCCTTGTGGACGGGGTGGCCCAGCCCCGGGATGAAGCGCTTGGCGGCCTTGGCCTTTCTCACCGCCTCCAGCGCGATCACGTCGTAGTCGCGTTCGACGCCGGCCTCGACCAGGGTGGCCGCCAGGAACTGCCCGCAGTCCTCGGTGACGCCGAGGAAGCGGGAGCCGCCGCCGAGCAGCCCGGCCGCCATCGCGCCCTGCAGGGAATCGGGCGCCGACAGGTACGTCAGGCGGGCCGCAATCGCGGTGGGCGTGAACCCGTGGTCGGCCAGCGCGACCAGCACGGCCTCGAAGACGCGGACCTCGCCGGGGGTGGGACGACGCCCGGCGACCAGCCAGAAGGCCAGCTCGCCGAAACCCACCTTGCCCATCAGGTCGGCCGCCAGGTCCTGGCCCAGCAGCGAGATGGTCTCGGGGGTCGACGTGCCCAGGCCGGTCGGGAAGCTCAGCTCCTCAGCCACTTGCGGATCTCCTCGCCGTGCTCGTCCAGCCCGGGCGGCGGCAGCTCGTACCGCGGCCGGGTCTCGCTGAAGGTGATGGGGTTGCGGATACCGGGCACGCCGCCGGTGGTGACCACGGGGTCGAGCCCGACCTCCTCGGCGAACGCGACGCCGCCGTCGATCGTGTTGATCGGGGCGCACGGGACGCCGGCCGCGATCAGGTCGCGGAACCATTC from Paractinoplanes brasiliensis encodes the following:
- a CDS encoding carboxymuconolactone decarboxylase family protein, giving the protein MQARMENPASFLPDSIKAINLLYKAAHSAGVDPAVLELVHLRGSQINGCAPCVESGARNARKNGETDERLMTVAVWRETPWFSDAERAALALSEHATRLADSPDAVPDEIWDEAAKHFDEPQLAAIVLWIAVTNFFNRINVTTRQQAPQNWG
- a CDS encoding extradiol ring-cleavage dioxygenase, yielding MASIVAVIASTHHPFYYKASTATGEDRPPFADEWTRKILAFRETLTRANPDVLVMVGSDHFHQLWLDNMPQFLVGKAPFYDANWYNEEREFGLPRLLLKGQEDLSAHILRAGLDDGFDLAFSNELRIDHSITCPIITLRPEADLPIVPIYTNIFAPPLPQPKRFVQLGESIRKIVESWPSHLRVAIIGTGHLSLELGGPRQFGPHGPDPEFDRRAVEWIATGDLDNCLREVTLDSLHSPGNATHGFMDFMLMMGVAGAGAKADHVDTLDLFHTMEAYFTWYPNGAPA
- a CDS encoding 16S rRNA (uracil(1498)-N(3))-methyltransferase, with protein sequence MSAPMFLVEALPAGDVFVLDGPEGHHAATVQRLRAGETLLLSDGRGAQATGRVDSVGKGTVSVSLVARSLLPAPDPQLVVVQGIAKGDRGELAVQAMTEIGVDEILPWAASRSVAQWRGDRGFKARDKWAATAREAAKQARRSWLPNVGGDPDCSTKQVAARLGSSAAAFVLHEEATERLTTVELPSSGEIVLVVGPEGGISDAEVEAFGAATPVRLGREVLRTSTAGVAALSVLSARLGRW
- a CDS encoding sigma-70 family RNA polymerase sigma factor, with translation MNEHERFEANRPRLRAVAYRMLGSATEADDAVQEAWLRLDRAGSEHVDNLDAWLTTVVGRVCLDMLRSRGSRREGLLSEAEPTRTTGPEDEAVLADSVGLALLVVLETLTPAERLAFVLHDLFAVPFDEVAPIVGRSPDAARQLASRARRRVRGHSGPAGHPAGREIVDAFLTASREGDFATLLSLLDPDVLLRVDEQFRDLPTELRGAHDVARFYVGRAHGAFPALIDGALGIRVAPGGDTLLVVTFAITGGRITALEATTNQSHLRDMEILPL
- a CDS encoding quinone oxidoreductase family protein, with protein sequence MIPAAVLRVCGQPPSIEERRPPVPHAGELPIRVAAAPITPLDLLCASGTSYFGQPATPYVPGVQGVGHRDDGTPVWFATSAGMRPGDGSMAGEVAIPYVDVVPLPPEAPLPLIAALGLSAVAAHAALTRTGGLTDGEVVVVLGAGGVVGQAAIQLALLGGASRVVAVSRSVSALDRARELGAEETVQLLPTDDPSTLATRLRAVAGLVDLVLDPVFGVPAAAALRVLRPRGRLVNLGSSAGATAPLDSATLRSGSLQILGYTNNALSVGERADSLGVVAAHATAGRLTVSHEVTPFTEVATAWSRQAAGTAQGRIVLSFDAPV
- a CDS encoding citryl-CoA lyase, translated to MAEELSFPTGLGTSTPETISLLGQDLAADLMGKVGFGELAFWLVAGRRPTPGEVRVFEAVLVALADHGFTPTAIAARLTYLSAPDSLQGAMAAGLLGGGSRFLGVTEDCGQFLAATLVEAGVERDYDVIALEAVRKAKAAKRFIPGLGHPVHKDEDPRTPVLIRIAEEEGLRGPHLRLFEAIGRVHPEALGRRLPLNGAGVCGAALADLGLPTDLLRGFALLARAAGLLGQIAEERRNPIAMDIYTTVDRNAVYEPRKD